Part of the Quercus lobata isolate SW786 unplaced genomic scaffold, ValleyOak3.0 Primary Assembly Scq3eQI_1852, whole genome shotgun sequence genome is shown below.
AACATAGGAGAGAGTTACAGAAGCActatgagagaaaaagagattaaaaaaaaaaaaaaaaggagacgaGGGAATGTCATAGAAAAGATAAGAATGAAGAGAATTAAGAAAgggaaagaattaaaaagataacGAAAAAGTGGCGTTGTAGAAGAGGAGATGATAGTCACGTGAGGGAGTTGAGTTTTGCTACTTCTAAGTTGTtgagtttggttcaactttttgaagttgagctttttgaaaaagttgaattttcaaaaagtgcataatgaaaaagtgttttttcaaaaaactaagtgtttggtaaaaactgttaaaaaatgtttttttgaaaaagctgagtgcatagctagcacttataaaagtggtagTTTGAGgggtaaattaccaaaaaggacaatgtatatataaggaagtttatttcatacttaaatcaatattgtgaaattatttttttctcaccaatattagctaataataatggaaaattACTAGGTACTCCTGGAGttccataaatgcgtactccctcctctcacataaatggtgggtcccactatgaatttaattagtgggatccaccattcatgtgagaggagagagtacgcatttatgatactccgagagtacacaataatttctcaataataacctatcacgtaagatttattgtgaaagtattgtgataatttatactgattttaatttgaacgtactattaaaattatttttttctctttctaaaaaaattattttttcctcgccaatattagctaatgataacttaccacttaagatttattgtaaaagtcttgtgaaaatattgtgataaaaattgatactgattttaatttgaacgtactattaaaattatttttttctctttctaaaaaaattatttttttctcactattattagctaataataacctaccacttaaaatttattgtgatatttgtgtacattttttcttttcttactacctacgctttctttttcttttttccccctctttttttctcctccacacatgtACCcttacacttttctttttttacttctttccattttttatccCTACCACTTCCTCCAAACTCTAGAACGTTCCAgctttccttcttcctctcttcattttttttttctctcagcACTTCGTCTGCAACACCCATGCAATTCTTCACCCTAATCTtcttgattcttttctttttctctaaattcaACCACTTACAAACGGGATGATTCAGAGCAAAGCAGAGCAGATCGGGAAGATTGGATCAAAGCAAAGCAAACGCAAATGGGTACAAACTCCATTTGAAAGATTTTGCtatattctgatttttttttttgttttgcattttgaggaattctaatttgcaagggattgatttttttttttttttccttagctgatttgggaatttattatagatttttttgtatttggatttggaaatttgttattgagaggaatattttgatgtttttttttttttgttttgcattttgaggaatcctaatttgcaagggattgacttttttttttcccttagctgatttgggaatttgttatagatttttttgtgtttggatttggaaatttgttattgAGAGGAATGAGGAACTGTGCGTAGACGAAGACATGAGCATCCTTTATTCTTTGGGTTAATTTGGTAATTGCCCAACTCACCCAACGGATATATCAAAACGTGCATAGACTTTTGGCAAAAATGGAATTCTGAGACTCCAAAATGGAATTGTGCGTTCTCTTCACAAGtataaaatgcaactttttggaaaaagttgcgttttatacTAACCAAATGCACTTAAAGGGCTGGCTTATTTCAAAATGTGacttttgggctgaaaaagttgaaacaaacgGGCATTTAAGCAGAAAGGCAACTTCTTGGAAGGTACACATAAAATACCATTCCAtccttacttttattattttatacccaaaaaaaaaaatttactaaatttgtttcatttatttatttcatcttTCACTTGGGCTTTGGTTTCCAACTACCTCCCAATAGTGTTATTAGAATATTTGTGTTATGTGACTCTATCAGTTAGATCTACACAGTTTCCTTTTAAATTGGTATGGGCATATAATATACTACAAAGACTAAAGTAATACTTAGACGTGTATGCTGTACAGATTTTTGTACATTGCTAATTCAATATtaatcacaaaatattttttaaaaaatgataatttaaaattttatttatgcagTTAGTTTTTTAGGCCTAAATTTATTATGTTCTTGATATCAATTAATtactttctataaaaaaattctaattaactatgaatatatatttaaaatattaagtcaTTTTCTTatgtccttttatttattttttttagttatacagtgttatttattacctatttatgattacatttttttttaaatgattccaATGCCTGTTGTGGATAGTTATAGCCATCGACCCATCTCCTCACAAGCATTCCACGCATCTATGCTACGTTGctaactatttttctttttaaagtctTAATAGTAACTATATAAACTCAAATATAATGcgttttttttccttccaaactcATTCAGTAATTTAACCCATGCATCACACTGGTTAAATGactagtgtgtatatatatatgtgtgtgtgtgtgtgtgtgtgtgtgtttcaaataaaaattacctaTTCTTTACATGATATCCGGCAAGATCGGCCACATGACTCAAAGCAGCTTTCCATGTTTCCACCTTCTCCTTGAaatgtttttcatgtttaacAAGTGAAAAAGTTCCTATTTGTTTTCGCACATCAGATGGATCCACATTGTAAAAAATAGGGAAAACtgttatttccttttttgtcTCGCAGTCAATGATCTCTACAAGTTCATCTAAGCACCAAGtggaaaatgcataattttctgAGAGAATGACTATGGCAAATTTGGATTCTTTGATAGCTCTGAGGAGTTTTGGTTTaatagtttttcctttctcaagtttTTGATTGTCCTTAAAAGTGTTAATGCCCTTCTCTACTAATGCATAATATATAAAGTCCGTAGCAGTATTGCGAGTGTCCTCACCACTGAAACTCAGGAAAACATCATACGTCCATTTGCTGGTAGAAGAAATAGAAGAACTTGGGAAAGATGATGAACTTGAAGCCATTGAATCAAGGAATAGATctgcatggaaaaaaaaatcaattagaactgaagaaaaattgaaaagaaaataaattatgaaagaagaaaaactatttgATGCAATGGTTTGAATCTTTCCCTTCATCAGATGAGTCAAACattaccccttttttttgttccttatgAGAAAGAGAAACCACAAATAAAGTCACACTGTTCAGAACTCAGGGGCAAGTGTTGGGTATGTAGGGCAAAGATGGTCTAGGtacagataatttttttttcccaagccaACAGCAGAGCAAAGTAGACATTGTTCATAAAACCATGGCTATAACAAAGGAACAAGACAGAgaaacttctaaaataaaaaaaataaaaacaaaaaaagaagcattaAAGCTATACTTGAGTAGAGAGTAAAAAAAGAGGCATAAATAAACAAGCATTCACAGCCAAGTGAGCCAATGTCTCAgtaaacacaacacaaaaaatggaggaacatggaaaaaacaaaaaatatcaaaataaaacccaacaaatggAGGGGCTGATTTTGGGTCTCACCGGAAACAAAAATCAGTGAACGAAGTTGTGTATATCTCAGGCTGAAGGTGCTAATCGGCGGAATTGGAGCTCTGCTTCAGTTATTGAAGTGTGCTGTGGGTttgggagaaggaaaagggaaagtgaGATGAAAGTAGTGAGGAAGCATGGACAGTTGAGGAAGTTCTTACAAAATATTCGTTAAAAccttttatattatgtttagTTGCACTGGATGAGAGGAAGTAGAAAATGGGAAAATTGATAGAAGCTGGGGATTCCAcacatttttccaaattttgtttttgtccgatttgaaagaaaaaagagaaatgattaACTTTTTATACAAGATTAATCTTGTACCCTTGTAAAAGtataaaaaagttatgaatatttttgtaaaattacttttaattcttcctaatgaattattcatttataatttacaaaaaataaaaaataaaataattttttagcattattttttccttgggttttttttttttcaaatctattcccttaattttttttccctttctttaaacatagtgttaattttagagagtaattgaaaatttcacaCCCCCTTCGTAATATTGTATTGTGGTGGACCTCACACAGATTCACGAGTCTTTTAGCtgaatattgcaaaaaattgagtttattggtgatataggtactgttcaaagttatttggaaaaatgaggaaagagagtgaatttcggcaacgaTGTTGctgaaattgcaagaaaaagtatgagagagagtaaagataaGTGATGTGATGgaggagggagaaaaaattgaatttcggTAATGAGATTACCGAAATTCTTGCTGCCCAAGTGGGTGTGAAGTGCCCGAAGTGTTAGTGCTATGTGGAGTGCCCAAAGGGAaaccaattgtggcaaccaagttgccaaaattgtagggaagggaggagagagaaaatatgaattgtggCAACTAAGTTGCTGAAAATGggagggaagaaaaaaaaaagaagaattgtggcaaccaagttgccgaaATCTTGgggaggaatttaaaaaaaaaaattgtggcaattgaTTTGTAACGATGGCATTGCCaaaatggagggaaaaaaaatttgtggttgatttgtggcattttatataactaaaattgattccctaattattataacacataataaataattaggcgtaaatgcatttttaatccctaaattttgattttctttccattttagtccctacattttatttttaccacttttaatccctaaaccaattaacgcgagACATTTAAGTCTTTAAAGCACCATTCCGTTACTATCCAACTCACAAATTCTCCTCACACAAATGCATACGTGGAAGCCCtactaaaaaacaaatttgaatgacAATTGAAATCCACAACTCAGACGCAGAGTTTCCTTGTATGGATTGTGTTACAAAGGCCTTGTTTGGTAGGTGTGTTctaacacacattttcacattttaaacaacattacacacatttttatatactttttcacctacacgtatatcaaaaatactcaaacaacattactcaaactcctctataCACTTGTTCACGCGCATTCTACTGTTCACATGCctaaatttactgttcatgtcctataaacacaaaaaaaaaaaaagaaaagaaaaagaaaaagagagagacatgtGAAGCACAAAATGCCCTTCCCAAATGCTCACTTTATGTcactttgcttcttttgttgGCTTGCGTCAGCCAAATAAGATGGGTAGGTCAGGTCATAGGTGTAAGTAATTACTAGGTAggtgtgaaaagttttctttctcaaaagaaaaaagaaaaaagaaaagatcaatTGTCCCATCAAAGTGTTAATGTCtcaaaaacacttaaacaacattactcaaactatTCTATACACTTGTTTGCGCGCATTTTACTGTTTACATACCTAAATTTACTGTTTATAtctcatgaaaaaataaaaaagagacaTGTGAAGCACAAAATGCGCTTTTATTAGCTTGCGTCAGCCAAATAACAAAATGCGCTTTTGTTATGTcactttgcttcttttgttaGCTTGCGTCAGCCAAATAAGATGGGTAGGTGAGGTCATAGGTGTAGGTAATTACTAggtgtgaaaagttttctttctcaaaaaaaaaaaaaaaaaagatcaattgtccCGTCAAAGCGTCAAAGTCTCAGGCGACTCTTTTTAATCCATGAAATAGTGACTATGCAACTTTTCTATCATCTATGATATGTAGTGCAAGGTGACATAATGGGTCTCAAAATGCAAATTTCCTATAACGGATATTATTTTTacctattaaattattgtttcccAAACTAGGAAATGACACTTTGGAATTTAGATGGACTCCACATGGTACTCATGATAGCATGTGATGGTTGATTGTATTAGGACCCAATATGTcactttgcttcttttgttaGCTTGCGCCAGCCAAATAAGATGGGTAGGTGAGGTCATAGGTGTAGGTAATTACTAggtgtgaaaagttttctttctcaaaaaaaaaaaaaaaaaaaaaaaaaaaaaaaagatcaattgtccTGTCAAAGCGTCAAAGTCTCAGGCGACTCTTTTTAATCCATGAAATAGTGACTATGCAACTTTTCTATCATCTATGATATGTAGTGCAAGGTGACATAATGGGTCTCAAAATGCAAATTTCCTATAACGGATATTATTTTTacctattaaattattgtttcccAAACTAGGAAATGGCACTTTGGAATTTAGATGGACTCCACATGGTACTCATGATAGCATCTGATAGTTGATTGTATTAGGACCCAATATGTGACAAGTTTCACATCAACTTTttggagattctagccttttgtccttaatttttaaaaaatttagcaatatgcccctttttcgaaactatatagggatatgcccctgtttcgatactcgcttactttaaaatcgagtttcattaaaatactcgattcgtagaaaatcgagttatttcaaataaaactaaaaaaaaaaaaaaaaaaaaaaaaaaaaaaaaaaaaaaaaaaaaagcatggaactcgattttagggaaatcaagttccaaaacgccgctatagggcttaaaaacgtcactatagggcttaaaaacaccactatagggccccttgaacttggtatggggacttataaaaattttttgcaggaaaacgccgctataggactctaaaacgtcactatagggcttaaaaacatcactatagggcctaaaaaaaatcactataggGCACCTAGAACAAAgcgattacacttataaaaaattttgcagaaaaacgccgctatagggccttaaaacgtcactatagggcttaaaaacgctactatagggcACCTtgaatatgggccaatcacacttctaaaaaatttgcaagaaaacgccgctatagggctttaaaacgtcactattgggcttaaaaacgcccctatagggctccctgaatatagagcaatcacacttataaaaattttttttgcacggaactcgatttcctgaaactcgagttccatggaattttttttttttttttaagtttgatcgggcataactcgattttctaaaaatcgagtatttaattgaactcgattttaggataatcgagtatcgaaacaggggcacactcctatatagtttgcaaacagggatatgttgctaattttttttcaaaattaggggtaaaatgccagaatcctcTCAACTTTTCTGCCCCATCAATATGTGGCATTAGCAATAACAAAGAGCaagggagagggagaaaagCTTCGATTTTTATAGAGAAGAGATAAGTATCAATAGAAAATGTCAGCAAAGGATAGAGATAAAATTCACTGAgatttcaagagagagagagagagaagattatgttacaataaaaaataggcgaaaaactcattttcgtccctacattttcacgcgattcccactttgatctctatttttttttccgctACTTTTAATTCTTATCCTAAAAAATGCGTCTCGTTTTAGTCATTTCCATTAGTGCCCTAACGGCCCCGTCCTACGTGGTAGAcagaactattaaaataataataataaattttattttgacattaaaaatgccacatcagcatttaaattaaaaaaattaatctattaattttaattaaataaaaaaattaaaaacagaattaaaaataaaaaatcacatgaattgatatctaagtgtgtcttgaacgagaacaacaagaacataaTTCCagatctaaaaataaaaacccaaaaattaaaatccagaaattaaaattttcaaaatcacaattttcttaacccagcaaaatcatcaaatcctaaagccccaaagtaccaaatcaatccaaaaatacaacaaatccagacaaaaaaaaaatctcaaactcagaaaaacccatcaaccacCACGTCTAAAGCAAGCCATGAACCTAGGGACAATTACAGTGACCAAACCCACCAATAAATCACAAACCCATACATTCCGAGCAAGAATCAAAAGCACAAGCACTAGAAGAAGCAAAGGTTGAGACTTTAGCtgaggatgaagatgaagaagagtcACTGTCTGGGATGCCTGGGGAAGACGAAGAGATAGTGACCCATGAAAGATTCGAacccgaagaagaagaagacgaccCGAATCCGGGTATGGAAGAGTCAAAGTTCCGAGAAAGTCAACAACGAAAGcctgagagagaaagagaaagcttAGTGTTATTAGATTGCTTGCTTCTAATGATGTGTGAGCCAAAACTTTCCATGGAGGTATCCAAAGAAACCTGGGTTTGGTCACTGTGATTGTCCCTGGGTTCGTGGCTTGCTTCAGATGTTgtggttgatgggtttttctgagattttttttgtttagatttgttgtgttgtatttttggatttatttggtACTTTGGGTatttaggatttgatgattttgctgggtttgagaaaatggtggttttgaaatttttaatttttggattttaatttctgggtttgtgttcttagatctaggtttgtgttcttgttgttcttgttcaaaacacacttagatctcaaattatatgatttttttatttttttatttaattaaaattaataaattaatttttttaatttaaatgctgatgtggcattttttaatgccaaaataaaattttttattattattttaatagttccaTCTGCCACATAGGACGGGGCCATTAGGGCACtaacggaaaggactaaaatgagatGCGTTTTTCAAGATAAGGACTAAAAacggtggaaaaaaaaaagatagggaccaaaatggaaatttCGTGAAAATGTAGAGACGAAAATGAgttttttgcctaaaaaatatttaaataatatgttgGTCATAGACTCGCGGGTACAATGAGAAAAATGGAACAGGTGaaacaagaaagattaaaaatataaaataaagttggatttttgtttttatgatttttgttttaatgttttagAAATCAGAGGTGTGGCTGTCGTTAGAGAACTTAATGGGCAGGCGGGCTAatgggaaaagagaaaaattaaaattgatggTCTGTACTTTGTTTGACCATGGTGAAATTTATTAAACATCAGAGGTTGAaaactatctctaaaaaaaagtttgttgtgGTTTGTAAGATATGTTTATTCGGCTTTTTCTTTTGGACTAACCTAATTTTTGTGAGGCATGTTGTGGATTCAACTATGTAGTTAGCacccctttctctctcccttgtgtgtgtgtttgtttctcaaaaaaagaaaaaaaaagggtagttGGATGTATCCCTAGCATTATTcataagctaatattgatgaTTTATTATTGCTAACCTCTAATGTTGATGTCATGATTTATAAAcatcttaaaattaaaatttgaaaaatcaccaaaattagTATTAGTTTATTGCAAATCTCAAATTGCATCTACAGATATAAGATTACGATGCGAATAAATGTGATGAAATTTTATGAGCTTTACGTTAAGCATTGTCCCCCTTTTAGGTTTGTACCCTGACTCCGTCCCTGTGCATTGATACACAGTTCAAGATGTATTGTTGGATGCTAATGATTTTGTGTGGTACGCCAAGAGTTATTCGTTGAAAGTACAATAATTTAGTATTGTCGGATACCAAACCAAATGATCGTATCAAAACTTAAAAGCAAATCAAATTCACgaagtgagaaagaaaatattgttagataagagaattgaaacaaGATATACGGCTTGTTCATACTGAGGAGAGTTAGATTGGTTTTCAAAGTTGGGTCACTAATGCACGTGACCAGGTCACATCAGCTCGAATGCgtggcaagcaatgaaaatgttagatgtttgaataaaagacaaaaaagaaaccttgctaaacgtggtgaggcttttgattaaccttcaccaggtctgtttggatataacttattttgataaaattgaaaactgaaaactgaaaacactgtagcaaaataatttttaaatgtgtgaatagtactgtgagacccatttttaatgaaaaagttgataaaaagtggagtttgtgggacccatgaacagtgcataagtgcactgttcactgaAGAACGGGTAAACCATTgcagctaaaaagaaaaataaaataaaataaaaactgtggAAACGCAGATGCAGCACTAATAAGTGCTATCCAAACGAGCACAATATAAACTGGTGAAAagtcttttgaagaaaatcaaacccTGAGCATATGGTAAACATTATAGTTTAAACCAATACGTGCATGCCAAACCAGTATGGTATTAACATCATCCAAATTCCTAACACTTTTAAGCCCTAATCTTATGGGAAATTAACTTCAATAAAAGTTGCTATGGTCTATTTTAACATGGATGCTCAGTTGTTCTGCTTGTGCAGTTAAAATGCTGGAAAATTAAAGGCTCTCTAGTCTagtctatgaaaattgattaaggctccttcatccatgtaaccttgtctgagaggaataagaacttacatggaaaaagaaggaaataaaaaaggacgagataaattgaaagataaaagaacaagtcatttacatgcaaaattagataagagaattgaaacaaGATATACAGCTTGTTCATACTGAGGAGAGTCAGATTGGTTTTCAAGGTTGGGTCACTAATGCATGTGACCAGGTCACATCAGCTCGAATGCgtggcaagcaatgaaaatgttaaatgtttgaataaaagacaataaagaaaCCTTGCTAAACGTGGTGAGGCTTTTGATTAACCTTCACTATATAAACTGGTGAAAagtcttttgaagaaaattgaactCTGAGCATAGGATAAACATTATAGTTTAAACCAGTACGTGCATGCCAAACTAGTATGGTATTAACATCATCCAAATTCTTAAGCACTAATCTTATGGGAAATTAACTTCAATAAAAGTTGCTATTGTCTATGGTTCACATGGATGCTCAGTTGTTCTGCTTGTGCAGTCAAAATGCTTGAAAATTAAAGGCTCTCTAGTCTagtctatgaaaattgattaGGGCTCCTTCATCCATGTAACCTTGTCTGAGAGGAATACTTActtacatggaaaaagaaggaaataaaaaaggacgagataaactgaaagataaaagaacaaatcattttcatgcaaaattcAATCAGTTGTCACATCTACAAAGTAGAGAGAGTACATCAATCATATGGGACTCTTGTTTGTTCTTTGCATGGGAACCGAACCAATTGCCACCAACCACAGTACGAGAGTGTTGGATTTAAACCAAATCTACTCATTATTCAAGTCTTTAAGGGCAAATATGTAATTAAAGCCCTCATTATGAAAAGACGTTAACACCCTTCCTTCGCAAACCAATTTTCTATCTCATCAAACCAATTCGCCAAGCTCACCACTCACACGTTAGCATTTACAATAAGAATCTATATTTCTATCTCCTCACTCGTGTAaaatttttggtatattttataataagaatcttttttttttttttacacggaaattttttcaaaaatgccacattaaattatttattctacagtatatttcaataaaatatttattcgttatttatattttattattttttctaatggtTAGTGTGCTACATTGATgtatgagttaaaaaaaaaatataggataaCAATTGAATAATATAAATCATATGATAGAAAGATGAGGTATACACTATTACTATAACACACTTATACTTTTTATACAATTATGCAAAGATTGATGAAACAAACTTCATCAAACTTGCAT
Proteins encoded:
- the LOC115973518 gene encoding TMV resistance protein N-like; this translates as MASSSSSFPSSSISSTSKWTYDVFLSFSGEDTRNTATDFIYYALVEKGINTFKDNQKLEKGKTIKPKLLRAIKESKFAIVILSENYAFSTWCLDELVEIIDCETKKEITVFPIFYNVDPSDVRKQIGTFSLVKHEKHFKEKVETWKAALSHVADLAGYHVKN